The nucleotide sequence GGCCCGCGAGGGGTACTTGGCGGCGCTGCGGCACGATCCCGGGAATACCGAGCTGCTTGCGGAACTGGGTGACCTGCTGATCGAGATGGACGATCTGGAGGGTGCTGCGGCGAAGTTTCAGTACCTGGTGGAGCTGGATCCTCAGTCTGTGCACGGTTACGCCATGCTGGGGCTTATTGCCGCGCAGCGGGACGACTTGGACAGGGCGGTTCGTTATTTCGAGTCGGCTCTGATGCTGGACGAGGCTTGCCCCGGCCTGCGGGCGCATATGGGCGAGGTTGAGCTTCGTCGCGGCAACTACTATGACGCCCTCCACCATTTGTCCCTGGCGTTGGAGGACCAACCAGACGACTGCATGGCGCGGATGGCCATGGGCAACTGCCTTCTGGAACTGGGTCGTCCGGAGGAGGCGGCGCGCCACTTTGAGCGGATGATCGAACTGGACAGCGGCGCCGTGGGAGCCCATCACAATCTGGCAGTCTGCTATTTTCTCCAAAACGACTTCGAGGCGGGGATCAGTCACTGCCACGAAGCCCTGCGGCTCGATCCGGGCAACATCATGGCCATACACAAGCTGGCCTTGGCCTATCTGCACACCTGCAACTGGACGAAAGCCCGGCAGATGATTCAACGGGGCTTGGCGCTGCAACCGGACCATGCGGGTCTCAAGGCCCTGCCCAAGACCTTCATTGGTCTTCGCTTTCGGCAACTCGGCCGGCGGCTCATCCCTTCCTGGCTACGCGGGCGGCAGCGCTGATCGAGGGCCGCTCTTGCCCTGCGGGCAGATCATCGGTTAGCATCAATTCCAGCGTATTCGGAGCCAAGTGAGCCTTTAAGCCCTGTGGTTTCGTTCCGGCTTGAATTGTTGTCTGCAACCTCCTTGGGGGTTGGCAATATAAGTTAGGTGCGGGGGCGGGGCTCAGCCTGAGTCTAGGATCGCGCCCGTCGGGCGGACAACGAGAAGTGCCTCCGCACCCGCCAATGGTGAACCAGGGATGAGAGGTTGCCGGCCGAGAGGGAGATGCAGGCCCGCACCTTGGAACTACACGAGGACAGATACATGCAAAGAAGCGTTTTCGTCCCGGCGTTTGTGGCCATGGTGGTCTTGGGGGTGACGACGGCCTTGCCCCAGGATCAGGACCAGGCACAAGCATCTGCGTCGAAGAAGAATCCTTATGCCGGGTCTCCGCTGACGTGGAACGTCGAGTCGATCATCGACAATTATGTCAGCCACATGACCCGCTACTACAACCTTACGCCGGACCAGGAGGAGTACACCCGCCAACTCCTGACTCAGCGGGTCAAGCGGTTCCTGAATGACTACGAGAAGGATGTCCGGTCGCTGTTCGCCGAGTACTGGTACCTCCAGCTACGAGGCGAACTGCCTTCGGCGGAAGAAGCCAAGGATCTGGCACGGCGTGGAGGACCGCTGATTGCTGCCATCAAGAAAGAGATTCTGGACGGAAACCAGAAATGGAGAGAGATCCTCGATGAGAACCAGCGGAAGATCCATGACCGCGATCTCGAACAGATGAGCAAGACGTTCGACGAGTTTGAGCAGAGGCTGGATCGGTGGAGCAAAGGCATCGTGGATCCGACCGACGTTCCTCGGCGCAAGGTCGGACCCCGTTCTGCACCGATCAAGCCGGAGGACGCATGGGACTATCGGGTGAGTTCGTTCATTGCCGAGTACAACTTGGACGCCGGTCAGCAGGGCACGGCCCGCTCGATTCTGAGGGAGCTGAAGGAGGAGGCGAAACGTTACCGTGAGCGGAACCAGGAGAAGCTGACGGCGCTCAACGACCAA is from Phycisphaerae bacterium and encodes:
- a CDS encoding tetratricopeptide repeat protein → MNDWLDAESRVERALQLSEAQQWSEALRELEAAIAINPNDPIWHAQRGQILDQLENYDSAVEAYRQALDLDPEHLGIKTALAIDMIRVGRYADAVEVLAEMEKIDPNYEPSFCHRVAAYTRMGLHDKAEEMFYLAQQINPDCPNCFHHMAESLACRAEYSKAIFCWQRALEIAPDYPQVRQRIAEAYRAQKLYDKAREGYLAALRHDPGNTELLAELGDLLIEMDDLEGAAAKFQYLVELDPQSVHGYAMLGLIAAQRDDLDRAVRYFESALMLDEACPGLRAHMGEVELRRGNYYDALHHLSLALEDQPDDCMARMAMGNCLLELGRPEEAARHFERMIELDSGAVGAHHNLAVCYFLQNDFEAGISHCHEALRLDPGNIMAIHKLALAYLHTCNWTKARQMIQRGLALQPDHAGLKALPKTFIGLRFRQLGRRLIPSWLRGRQR